Proteins from a genomic interval of Polaribacter sejongensis:
- a CDS encoding GAF domain-containing protein: MNIDTLQQQIDKIISSNTTIEEKLQAICDYLEKEISYYDWVGFYFKNGDKNELKLAQYTGEETEHTIIPFGKGICGQVAVSNENFVVQDVSAQDNYISCGWKVKSEIVIPIFVAGENIGQIDIDSHTANTFSAKDEALLEYICKELSNIL, from the coding sequence ATGAATATAGATACTTTACAACAACAGATAGACAAAATTATTTCGTCTAACACTACAATAGAGGAGAAGTTACAAGCGATATGCGATTATTTAGAAAAAGAAATTTCTTACTATGATTGGGTCGGTTTTTATTTTAAAAACGGAGATAAAAACGAGTTAAAATTAGCACAATATACAGGAGAAGAAACAGAACACACAATTATTCCGTTTGGGAAAGGTATTTGCGGACAAGTAGCTGTTAGTAACGAAAACTTTGTAGTACAAGATGTTTCTGCTCAAGACAATTATATTTCTTGCGGATGGAAAGTAAAATCTGAAATTGTAATTCCAATTTTTGTAGCAGGCGAGAATATTGGTCAAATTGATATAGATTCTCATACAGCAAATACATTTTCCGCAAAAGACGAAGCACTTCTAGAGTACATTTGCAAAGAATTATCAAATATTCTGTAA